In the Mycobacteriales bacterium genome, one interval contains:
- a CDS encoding sigma-70 family RNA polymerase sigma factor, translating into MGVMSAHDRLCARGRTDEGRLRALYAEHGGALLGYARHLTGGDHGRAEDIVQETLLRAWRHPEALDESKGPLRPWLFAVARNLAVDAHRSRRARPPEVDDAALEALPVPDEIDRALDAWVVGDALAGLSPAHREVLLETFYRGRSVADAAAVLGVPPGTVKSRTYYALRALRLALAERGLVS; encoded by the coding sequence ATGGGGGTGATGAGCGCCCACGACCGGCTGTGCGCCCGCGGCCGCACGGACGAAGGGCGGTTGCGCGCGCTCTACGCCGAGCACGGCGGCGCGCTGCTGGGCTACGCCCGCCACCTGACCGGCGGTGACCACGGACGAGCGGAGGACATCGTTCAAGAGACGCTGCTGCGCGCATGGCGGCACCCGGAGGCGCTCGACGAGAGCAAGGGGCCGTTGCGTCCCTGGCTGTTCGCCGTCGCGCGCAACCTCGCCGTCGACGCCCACCGGTCGCGACGGGCCCGCCCGCCGGAGGTCGACGATGCCGCGCTGGAGGCGTTGCCGGTGCCGGACGAGATCGACCGCGCACTCGACGCGTGGGTCGTCGGCGATGCCCTCGCCGGGCTCAGCCCCGCGCATCGCGAGGTGCTCCTGGAGACCTTCTACCGGGGTCGTTCGGTGGCCGACGCCGCGGCGGTGCTCGGGGTACCTCCGGGCACCGTGAAGTCGCGCACCTACTACGCGTTGCGGGCGCTGCGGCTCGCGTTGGCCGAGCGGGGGTTGGTGTCATGA
- a CDS encoding crotonase/enoyl-CoA hydratase family protein yields the protein MAESVRVERDGPVVTVVLHRPEVRNAVDRETAAALAAAFREFDADDSASVAVLYGAGGTFCAGADLKAISAGRGNRVTADGDGPMGPTRMLLSKPVVAAVEGHAVAGGLELALWCDLRVADETAVFGVFCRRWGVPLVDGGTVRLPRLVGMSRALDLVLTGRPVDAQEALSMGLANRVVPAGQARAAAEELARQLAAFPQQCLRHDRLSAYESSSLSLPDALAGEYRHGQVAITSRETVEGATRFASGAGRHGAFGD from the coding sequence GTGGCCGAGAGCGTGCGAGTCGAGCGCGACGGTCCCGTCGTCACCGTCGTGCTGCACCGGCCCGAGGTGCGCAACGCCGTCGACCGCGAGACCGCGGCAGCCCTGGCGGCGGCGTTCCGGGAGTTCGACGCCGACGACTCGGCGTCGGTGGCCGTCCTGTACGGCGCGGGCGGGACCTTCTGCGCCGGTGCGGACCTCAAGGCGATCTCGGCCGGCCGGGGCAACCGGGTCACCGCCGACGGAGACGGGCCGATGGGGCCCACCCGCATGCTGCTCTCGAAGCCGGTCGTCGCCGCGGTCGAGGGCCACGCGGTGGCCGGTGGCCTGGAGCTTGCGCTGTGGTGCGACCTGCGGGTCGCCGACGAGACCGCGGTCTTCGGCGTCTTCTGCCGTCGATGGGGCGTGCCGCTCGTCGACGGTGGCACGGTGCGGCTGCCGCGCCTCGTCGGGATGTCCCGGGCGCTGGACCTCGTGCTCACCGGCCGGCCGGTCGACGCGCAGGAGGCGCTGTCGATGGGGCTGGCCAACCGGGTGGTGCCGGCGGGGCAGGCACGCGCCGCCGCCGAGGAGCTGGCCCGGCAGCTCGCGGCGTTCCCGCAGCAGTGCCTGCGGCACGACCGGCTGTCGGCGTACGAGTCGTCGTCCCTGTCGCTGCCGGATGCGCTCGCCGGGGAGTACCGCCACGGGCAGGTGGCGATCACCAGCCGGGAGACCGTCGAGGGCGCGACCCGCTTCGCGTCAGGAGCGGGCCGCCACGGGGCCTTCGGCGACTAG
- a CDS encoding SDR family oxidoreductase, which translates to MDDLSGRRIASIGGTGQVGEGIVRQLLAAGATVVVPGYSTEELDLLAGRLGEQPRLRLVEGGAVSDAEWSALAARLEADGPLDGVVLSIGRWWSGARMVEMPPDEWDRVMAAGLDVHARVARAFIPRLASRAGAAYVVISGSGAEEPAAGSAVANVAGAAELMLARVLAVEHADDAVRVHALVIDTPVLTRDRPTGPPDWVKADDVGAAVVRLVGAGTEPVYHLRPGANLVAG; encoded by the coding sequence ATGGACGATCTCAGCGGGCGTCGGATCGCCTCGATCGGTGGCACCGGGCAGGTCGGCGAAGGCATCGTCCGGCAGCTGCTGGCCGCCGGCGCGACGGTGGTCGTCCCGGGCTACAGCACCGAGGAGCTCGACCTGCTGGCCGGCCGGCTGGGCGAGCAGCCGCGGCTGCGGCTCGTCGAGGGCGGCGCGGTCAGCGACGCTGAGTGGTCCGCGCTCGCGGCCCGGCTCGAGGCCGACGGGCCGCTCGACGGCGTCGTCCTGAGCATCGGCCGGTGGTGGAGCGGTGCGCGAATGGTCGAGATGCCGCCGGACGAGTGGGACCGCGTCATGGCCGCCGGGCTCGACGTGCACGCCCGGGTGGCGCGCGCTTTCATCCCGCGGCTGGCCAGCCGGGCCGGGGCGGCGTACGTCGTCATCAGCGGGTCGGGTGCCGAGGAGCCGGCCGCCGGCTCCGCCGTGGCCAACGTCGCGGGCGCCGCGGAGCTGATGCTGGCCCGGGTGCTGGCGGTCGAGCACGCCGACGACGCGGTCCGGGTGCACGCGCTCGTGATCGACACCCCGGTGCTGACGCGCGACCGGCCGACCGGGCCGCCCGACTGGGTCAAGGCCGACGACGTGGGTGCCGCCGTCGTGCGCCTGGTCGGCGCCGGGACCGAGCCGGTCTACCACCTGCGCCCCGGAGCGAACCTCGTCGCCGGTTGA
- a CDS encoding HoxN/HupN/NixA family nickel/cobalt transporter has product MSAAPPALTSGATGPAAPGRWTRVRNALTPQEWARAGALTTAVVGLHVVGWGVLLGVVVPQHFTVGNGVFGVGLGVTAYTLGLRHAFDADHIAAIDNTTRKFMADGKRPLSVGFFFSLGHSSVVFLLALLLSFGLRIGGAVENNGSSLHTVTGFVGTLVSGSFLYLIAAINFAILVGILRVFRGMRRGDFDEGRLEEHLNNRGLMNRFLGRLTKSIKEPWQMYPLGLLFGLGFDTATEVGLLVLAGGAAVAGLPWYAILVLPVLFAAGMSLLDTIDGSFMNFAYGWAFSKPVRKVYYNITITALSVAVAWIIGTVELLQILQDRLTLGGGFWRWVAGLDLNYVGFVIVGLFVVTWIVALAVWRFGDIERKWTAGLLPAED; this is encoded by the coding sequence ATGTCCGCTGCTCCCCCGGCGCTCACCTCCGGGGCGACCGGGCCGGCGGCACCCGGCCGCTGGACCCGTGTCCGCAACGCGCTCACGCCGCAGGAGTGGGCGCGGGCCGGGGCCCTCACCACCGCGGTCGTCGGCCTGCACGTCGTCGGCTGGGGTGTCCTGCTCGGCGTCGTGGTCCCGCAGCACTTCACCGTCGGCAACGGCGTGTTCGGCGTGGGCCTCGGCGTCACGGCCTACACCCTTGGTCTGCGCCACGCGTTCGACGCCGACCACATCGCGGCCATCGACAACACGACGCGCAAGTTCATGGCCGACGGCAAGCGGCCCCTGTCGGTGGGCTTCTTCTTCTCGCTCGGCCACTCGTCGGTGGTGTTCCTGCTCGCGCTGCTGCTGAGCTTCGGGCTGCGCATCGGCGGCGCCGTCGAGAACAACGGCTCCAGCCTGCACACGGTGACCGGCTTCGTCGGCACGCTGGTGTCCGGGTCGTTCCTCTACCTGATCGCCGCGATCAACTTCGCCATCCTCGTCGGCATCCTGCGGGTCTTCCGCGGCATGCGTCGCGGCGACTTCGACGAGGGGCGGCTCGAGGAGCACCTGAACAACCGCGGGCTGATGAACCGCTTCCTCGGCCGGCTGACCAAGTCGATCAAGGAGCCGTGGCAGATGTACCCGCTCGGGCTGCTGTTCGGCCTCGGGTTCGACACCGCCACCGAGGTCGGGCTGCTCGTGCTGGCCGGCGGCGCCGCGGTCGCCGGGTTGCCGTGGTACGCGATCCTCGTGCTGCCGGTGCTGTTCGCCGCCGGCATGAGCCTGCTCGACACGATCGACGGGTCGTTCATGAACTTCGCCTACGGCTGGGCATTCTCCAAGCCGGTGCGCAAGGTCTACTACAACATCACGATCACCGCGCTGTCGGTCGCGGTCGCCTGGATCATCGGCACCGTCGAGCTGCTGCAGATCCTGCAGGACCGGCTGACGCTCGGCGGAGGCTTCTGGCGCTGGGTCGCGGGTCTCGACCTGAACTACGTGGGCTTCGTCATCGTGGGCCTGTTCGTGGTGACATGGATCGTGGCGCTCGCGGTCTGGCGCTTCGGCGACATCGAGCGCAAGTGGACCGCGGGGCTGCTGCCCGCCGAGGACTGA
- a CDS encoding pirin family protein, producing MPVDLRRGADRFTTGLEWLDSRHSFSFGPHYDAANTHFGLLVVSNDDVVAPGAGFESHPHRDMEIVTWVLAGALAHEDSAGHRGVVRPGLVQHMSAGTGVVHAEMNADPDEPVRFVQMWVLPERIDLEPSYSQADVSAALGRGGLTVVASGRPHPGAVRLHQPAATLHAGRLRAGERVTVPDAAYVHLYVARGAIDLDGADRLTEGDAARLTGAGEVALAAAADAEVLVWEMAAAV from the coding sequence GTGCCGGTCGACCTGCGCCGCGGCGCCGACCGGTTCACGACCGGGCTCGAGTGGCTGGACAGCCGGCACTCGTTCTCCTTCGGCCCGCACTACGACGCGGCCAACACGCACTTCGGGCTCCTGGTCGTGTCCAACGACGACGTCGTGGCGCCCGGGGCCGGCTTCGAGAGCCACCCGCACCGCGACATGGAGATCGTGACCTGGGTGCTCGCGGGCGCGCTGGCGCACGAGGACTCCGCCGGTCACCGCGGGGTCGTGCGCCCCGGCCTCGTCCAGCACATGAGCGCGGGCACCGGGGTGGTGCACGCGGAGATGAACGCCGACCCGGACGAGCCGGTGCGGTTCGTGCAGATGTGGGTGCTGCCGGAGCGGATCGACCTGGAGCCGTCCTACTCCCAGGCCGACGTCTCCGCGGCGCTCGGCCGCGGCGGCCTCACCGTCGTCGCGTCGGGCCGGCCGCACCCCGGCGCCGTCCGCCTGCACCAGCCGGCCGCGACCCTGCACGCCGGCCGGCTGCGCGCAGGGGAGCGGGTGACGGTGCCGGACGCGGCGTACGTCCACCTCTACGTCGCGCGCGGGGCAATCGACCTGGATGGCGCGGACCGCCTCACGGAAGGCGATGCGGCGCGCCTGACCGGCGCCGGCGAGGTCGCGCTCGCCGCCGCCGCGGATGCCGAGGTGCTGGTCTGGGAGATGGCCGCCGCGGTGTGA
- a CDS encoding zf-HC2 domain-containing protein: MSCPRETDLGVYVLGSLDGAERSAVEAHLAECASCRARQQELAPLPGLLGRLTAEQVEALSAPPPAVLADRIVAEGQRRADRQRRRPLLIAVAACLAVLAAIAGTAIAAGGGGSAGDSVRVADPVTHVWAQAQLVSKADGTQVRLSLGGVAPETHCQIVAVAADGRREVAATWVADYQGTAEVWGTTAIPRDRLQQLIVRTMSGRVLATLKV; this comes from the coding sequence ATGAGCTGCCCGCGCGAGACGGACCTCGGGGTCTACGTCCTCGGCAGCCTCGACGGCGCGGAACGCTCGGCGGTCGAGGCGCACCTCGCCGAGTGCGCGTCGTGCCGCGCCCGGCAGCAGGAGCTCGCGCCGTTGCCGGGGCTGCTCGGCCGGCTGACCGCCGAGCAGGTCGAGGCGTTGAGCGCGCCGCCGCCGGCCGTCCTCGCCGACCGGATCGTCGCCGAGGGGCAGCGGCGCGCCGACCGGCAGCGCCGCCGGCCGCTGCTCATCGCCGTGGCGGCCTGCCTCGCCGTGCTCGCCGCGATCGCCGGCACCGCGATCGCGGCGGGCGGCGGCGGCAGTGCCGGTGACTCCGTTCGGGTGGCCGACCCCGTGACCCACGTCTGGGCCCAGGCGCAGCTCGTCTCGAAGGCCGACGGCACGCAGGTCCGGCTCTCGCTCGGTGGCGTGGCCCCCGAGACCCACTGCCAGATCGTGGCCGTCGCCGCCGATGGTCGCCGTGAGGTCGCCGCGACCTGGGTTGCCGACTACCAGGGAACGGCCGAGGTCTGGGGCACGACGGCGATCCCCCGTGACCGGCTCCAGCAGCTCATCGTCCGCACGATGAGCGGCCGGGTGCTCGCGACGCTGAAGGTCTAG
- a CDS encoding MarR family transcriptional regulator produces MTDLRALNPPEMAAWHAFLHGHAAVIRKLEAELATAHGLSLPAYEVLAHLSEAPQRRMRMTELTRRALLTPSGVTRLVDKLERDGLVLRQRCDEDARAIYAVLTDAGLARLEEAYPTHLRGVREHLVDRLPCEQLPVIAEVLHRLVDEPDCC; encoded by the coding sequence GTGACCGACCTGCGCGCACTGAACCCGCCGGAGATGGCGGCCTGGCACGCGTTCCTGCACGGTCACGCCGCGGTGATCCGCAAGCTCGAGGCCGAGCTGGCGACGGCGCACGGCCTGTCGCTGCCGGCCTACGAGGTGCTCGCGCACCTGTCCGAGGCGCCCCAGCGACGGATGCGGATGACCGAGCTGACCCGGCGCGCGCTGCTCACCCCGAGCGGAGTGACCCGGCTGGTCGACAAGCTCGAGCGCGACGGGCTGGTGCTGCGGCAGCGTTGTGACGAGGACGCCCGGGCGATCTACGCCGTGCTGACCGACGCCGGCCTGGCCCGGCTCGAGGAGGCCTACCCGACCCACCTGCGTGGCGTGCGCGAGCACCTGGTCGACCGGTTGCCGTGCGAGCAGCTGCCGGTGATCGCCGAGGTGCTGCACCGGCTGGTCGACGAGCCCGACTGCTGCTGA